Proteins encoded by one window of Streptomyces sp. NBC_01477:
- a CDS encoding SDR family NAD(P)-dependent oxidoreductase, with protein sequence MGILEGKVTVVTGAGRGIGAAAARLFAAEGARLVLAARTGAEVDALAAELREGGAEAVAVTADITTAEGAERAVSAALEVYGRLDAAFDNAGAGPVPAPLADRDEATWDEVHTLNLRGTWLCLRAQLRAMVAGGHGGAIVVNTGVGALVGGFGDGTQQAAKHGLAGLVKAATADYAGHGIRTNAIAPGVARTSATEAFFAPGTGFAGTVARATPLGRVAEPAEFAEAAAWLLSDRASYVTGVTLPVDGGLTAVRTFA encoded by the coding sequence ATGGGAATACTTGAGGGCAAGGTCACCGTCGTCACCGGCGCGGGCCGGGGAATCGGCGCCGCCGCGGCCCGGCTGTTCGCCGCGGAGGGCGCGCGGCTGGTGCTGGCGGCCCGTACCGGCGCCGAAGTGGACGCGCTGGCCGCCGAATTGCGCGAGGGCGGCGCCGAGGCGGTCGCCGTGACGGCCGACATCACGACCGCGGAGGGCGCAGAGCGCGCTGTATCGGCGGCACTTGAGGTGTACGGAAGGCTCGACGCCGCCTTCGACAACGCCGGGGCCGGCCCCGTGCCCGCCCCGCTCGCCGACCGGGACGAGGCCACCTGGGACGAGGTGCACACGCTGAACCTGCGGGGCACCTGGCTGTGCCTGCGCGCCCAGTTGCGGGCGATGGTCGCGGGCGGGCACGGCGGCGCGATCGTGGTGAACACCGGCGTCGGCGCGCTGGTCGGCGGCTTCGGCGACGGTACGCAGCAGGCCGCGAAGCACGGGCTGGCCGGCCTGGTGAAGGCGGCCACCGCGGACTACGCGGGGCACGGGATCCGTACCAACGCCATCGCGCCGGGTGTCGCCCGCACCTCCGCCACCGAGGCGTTCTTCGCCCCGGGCACCGGCTTCGCCGGGACCGTCGCCCGGGCGACCCCGCTGGGCCGGGTCGCGGAGCCCGCCGAATTCGCCGAGGCAGCGGCCTGGTTGCTCAGCGACCGCGCCTCGTACGTCACCGGCGTGACCCTCCCGGTCGACGGCGGCCTCACCGCGGTCCGCACCTTCGCCTGA
- a CDS encoding MFS transporter, protein MGVNDRKRRPLRRQRDFLLLWSGQTVSEVGSQISVLALPLVAVVVLKAGAFQIGLLSAAGTSAYLLVALPAGAVVDRVAKRRLMIGCNLGLLAVVGSVPVAHAAGVLTLGQLYGVALASGVLSVFFSVAYQSYLPTLLDHEQLMDGNGKLAASQSAAQIAGPGAGAGLVTLVGAAAAMTADALSFAVSAASLAAIRTREPVRTPAPAADRPTLRAQIGAGLAHVVRDPILRKAVAFNGTANFFVIMVETLGPVFLIRTLRIRPGLVGLLLALGAVGGVAGGIAAKSLARRVGSARISWVAMTLLSLPGLLIPLAGHGWWVLLFGAGWISWTFASTVAGISLTSYRQATCPPDLLGRVSAAARWINWGTLPLGSLAGGALAALLGVRTTLWIAVVGGCSAGLWLFFSPLRTMRDIPLGRPGPAPAAGAA, encoded by the coding sequence GTGGGCGTCAACGATCGAAAGCGCCGTCCGCTGCGGCGGCAGCGGGACTTCCTGCTGTTGTGGAGCGGGCAGACCGTCAGCGAGGTCGGTTCGCAGATCTCGGTGCTCGCGCTGCCGCTGGTGGCCGTCGTCGTGCTGAAGGCCGGCGCTTTCCAGATCGGGCTGCTGTCGGCGGCGGGGACGAGTGCGTATCTGCTGGTGGCGCTGCCCGCGGGGGCCGTGGTGGACCGGGTGGCCAAGCGGCGGCTGATGATCGGGTGCAACCTCGGGCTGCTCGCGGTGGTCGGCTCGGTGCCGGTCGCCCACGCGGCGGGTGTGCTGACCCTCGGGCAGCTCTACGGTGTCGCGCTCGCGTCCGGCGTGCTGTCGGTGTTCTTCTCGGTCGCCTACCAGAGCTATCTGCCGACTCTGCTCGACCATGAGCAGCTGATGGACGGCAACGGCAAGCTCGCCGCCTCGCAGTCGGCCGCGCAGATCGCCGGGCCGGGGGCGGGCGCCGGCCTGGTCACGCTGGTCGGGGCCGCGGCGGCGATGACCGCGGACGCGCTGTCCTTCGCGGTGTCCGCCGCCTCGCTGGCCGCGATACGCACCCGTGAGCCGGTCCGTACGCCGGCGCCCGCGGCGGACAGGCCCACCCTGCGGGCGCAGATCGGGGCCGGGCTCGCGCATGTGGTGCGGGACCCGATCCTGCGCAAGGCGGTGGCCTTCAACGGCACCGCCAACTTCTTCGTGATCATGGTGGAAACGCTCGGCCCGGTCTTCCTGATCCGCACCCTGCGGATACGCCCCGGCCTTGTCGGGCTGCTGCTCGCGCTGGGAGCCGTCGGCGGCGTGGCGGGCGGGATCGCCGCGAAGTCGCTGGCCCGGCGGGTGGGTTCGGCGCGGATCAGCTGGGTGGCGATGACCCTGCTGTCGCTGCCCGGACTGCTGATCCCGCTGGCCGGGCACGGCTGGTGGGTGCTGCTGTTCGGTGCCGGCTGGATCTCCTGGACCTTCGCCTCCACCGTGGCCGGTATCTCGCTGACCAGTTACCGCCAGGCGACCTGCCCGCCCGACCTGCTCGGCCGGGTCAGCGCCGCCGCCCGCTGGATCAACTGGGGCACCCTGCCGCTCGGCAGCCTCGCCGGGGGAGCGCTCGCGGCCCTGCTCGGCGTGCGGACGACGCTGTGGATCGCCGTCGTCGGCGGCTGCTCCGCCGGCCTGTGGCTGTTCTTCTCGCCGCTGCGCACGATGCGCGACATCCCCCTCGGCCGCCCGGGACCCGCGCCCGCCGCCGGGGCGGCCTGA
- a CDS encoding GNAT family N-acetyltransferase, protein MSDGLPDGYEISTDPARLDGGLIHQWLSQDAYWALGRPREKQDAAIAGSLNFGLYDSASGAQLAYARIVSDLATFAWLCDVYVAPAARGKGIGTALVAAVRDHLAPYGLRRIMLATADAHEVYAKVGFTPLTDPAKWMALGEQ, encoded by the coding sequence ATGAGTGATGGGCTTCCCGATGGTTACGAGATATCCACCGACCCCGCGCGGCTCGACGGCGGGCTGATTCATCAGTGGCTGTCGCAGGACGCGTACTGGGCGCTCGGGCGCCCGCGTGAGAAGCAGGACGCGGCTATCGCGGGGTCCCTCAACTTCGGGCTCTACGACAGCGCGTCGGGGGCGCAGCTCGCGTACGCGCGGATCGTCAGCGACCTGGCCACCTTCGCGTGGCTCTGCGATGTGTACGTCGCGCCCGCCGCCCGCGGCAAGGGCATCGGCACCGCCCTTGTCGCCGCGGTCCGCGACCACCTCGCGCCCTACGGCCTGCGCCGCATCATGCTGGCCACCGCCGACGCCCACGAGGTGTACGCCAAGGTGGGCTTCACCCCGCTCACGGACCCGGCGAAGTGGATGGCCCTCGGCGAGCAGTGA
- a CDS encoding Uma2 family endonuclease, with translation MDTESYAALRRVAEDLADLPGIGKVEIADGEVIVMMAPVNRHELAVARLWRQIDVQVARTHPGYIAHAGADVEDPALGKLRCPDIMVFPEASLENTETALRPDEVLLVVEIVSRSNPSNDYRDKVEDYSAMGIPHYVIVDPRDGTGIVHSLPGYRQRTAFVFGDTVSVGPWKLDTSVLLTYGPPRASSGGPVASAARADAEATGS, from the coding sequence ATGGACACCGAGTCGTACGCCGCACTCCGCCGGGTGGCCGAGGATCTGGCCGACCTGCCCGGAATCGGCAAGGTCGAGATCGCCGACGGCGAGGTCATCGTGATGATGGCGCCGGTCAACCGCCACGAACTCGCCGTAGCGCGCCTGTGGCGGCAGATCGATGTCCAAGTGGCCAGGACGCACCCCGGCTACATCGCCCACGCGGGCGCCGATGTCGAGGATCCGGCCCTCGGAAAGCTCCGCTGCCCCGACATCATGGTCTTCCCCGAGGCGAGTCTGGAGAACACCGAGACCGCGCTGCGCCCTGACGAGGTGCTGCTGGTGGTCGAGATCGTCTCCCGCTCCAACCCCTCGAACGACTACCGCGACAAGGTGGAGGACTACTCCGCCATGGGTATTCCTCACTACGTGATCGTCGACCCCCGCGACGGAACCGGCATCGTCCACTCGCTGCCCGGCTATCGGCAGCGGACGGCGTTCGTCTTCGGCGACACCGTCAGCGTCGGCCCGTGGAAGCTCGACACCAGCGTCCTGCTGACCTACGGCCCGCCACGCGCGTCGTCCGGCGGGCCGGTGGCCTCGGCGGCCCGGGCGGACGCGGAGGCCACCGGGTCGTAG
- the purF gene encoding amidophosphoribosyltransferase: MPRGDGRLSHDLLPGEKGPQDACGVFGVWAPGEEVAKLTYFGLYALQHRGQESAGIAVSNGSQILVFKDMGLVSQVFDETSLGSLTGHIAVGHARYSTTGASVWENAQPTFRATGHGSIALGHNGNLVNTAELAEMVADLPRTPGRTTRVAATNDTDLITALLAGQTAADGTPLSVEQAAPLVLPKIKGAFSLVYMDEHTLYAARDPQGIRPLVLGRLERGWVVASESAALDICGASFVREIEPGELVAIDEQGLRTSRFAEARPKGCVFEYVYLARPDTDIAGRNVYLSRVEMGRRLAKEAPVDADLVIPTPESGTPAAVGYAEASGIPYGSGLVKNSYVGRTFIQPSQTIRQLGIRLKLNPLKEVIRGKRLVVVDDSIVRGNTQRALVRMLREAGAAEVHVRISSPPVKWPCFFGIDFATRAELIANGMTVEEIGTSLGADSLAYISLDAMVEATTIAKPNLCRACFDGEYPMDLPDPELLGKQLLEVELAGGADAADALRRP, encoded by the coding sequence GTGCCTCGTGGTGACGGACGACTCAGCCACGACCTGCTCCCCGGCGAGAAGGGCCCCCAGGACGCGTGTGGCGTCTTCGGTGTCTGGGCCCCCGGCGAAGAGGTCGCCAAACTCACCTATTTCGGGCTGTACGCCCTGCAGCACCGCGGACAGGAGTCCGCGGGCATCGCAGTGAGCAACGGCTCCCAGATTCTGGTCTTCAAGGACATGGGACTGGTCTCCCAGGTCTTCGACGAAACCTCGCTCGGCTCGCTGACCGGCCACATCGCCGTCGGCCACGCCCGCTACTCGACCACCGGCGCCTCGGTGTGGGAGAACGCGCAGCCCACCTTCCGCGCCACCGGCCACGGCTCCATCGCGCTCGGCCACAACGGCAACCTGGTCAATACCGCCGAGCTGGCGGAGATGGTCGCCGACCTGCCGCGGACCCCGGGCAGGACCACCCGGGTGGCCGCGACCAACGACACCGATCTCATCACCGCCCTGCTCGCCGGGCAGACCGCGGCCGACGGCACCCCACTGTCGGTCGAGCAGGCCGCACCCCTGGTGCTGCCGAAAATCAAGGGTGCTTTCAGCCTCGTTTACATGGACGAGCACACCCTCTACGCCGCCCGCGACCCGCAGGGCATCCGCCCGCTGGTGCTGGGCCGCCTGGAGCGCGGCTGGGTCGTCGCCTCGGAGAGCGCCGCCCTCGACATCTGCGGCGCCAGCTTCGTCCGCGAGATCGAGCCGGGCGAGCTGGTCGCCATCGACGAGCAGGGCCTGCGCACGTCCCGCTTCGCCGAGGCCCGCCCCAAGGGCTGCGTGTTCGAATACGTCTACCTCGCCAGGCCCGACACCGACATCGCGGGCCGCAACGTCTACCTCTCCCGGGTCGAGATGGGCCGCCGGCTCGCCAAGGAGGCGCCGGTCGACGCCGACCTGGTGATACCGACCCCGGAGTCCGGAACCCCGGCCGCGGTCGGATACGCCGAGGCCAGCGGCATCCCGTACGGCTCGGGCCTGGTCAAGAACAGCTACGTCGGGCGGACCTTCATCCAGCCCTCGCAGACCATCAGGCAGCTCGGCATCCGGCTCAAGCTCAACCCGCTCAAGGAAGTCATCCGCGGCAAGCGCCTGGTGGTCGTGGACGACTCGATCGTCCGCGGCAACACCCAGCGCGCCCTGGTGCGGATGCTGCGCGAGGCGGGCGCCGCCGAGGTGCACGTACGGATCTCCTCGCCGCCGGTGAAGTGGCCGTGCTTCTTCGGCATAGATTTCGCCACCCGCGCGGAGCTGATCGCCAACGGTATGACGGTCGAGGAGATCGGCACCTCGCTGGGCGCCGACTCGCTCGCGTACATCTCGCTCGACGCCATGGTCGAGGCCACCACGATCGCCAAGCCCAACCTGTGCCGGGCCTGCTTCGACGGTGAATACCCGATGGACCTGCCCGACCCCGAGCTGCTGGGCAAGCAGCTGCTGGAAGTCGAGCTGGCCGGCGGCGCGGACGCCGCCGACGCCCTGCGCAGGCCGTGA
- a CDS encoding helix-turn-helix transcriptional regulator produces MADSALGAFLRAHRSRLTPADVGLAQDATGHRRTPGLRREEVAARAGISPDYYTRLEQGRPRVPTPAVLDSLARALLLTDAERAYLHTIAAPRREPAAVRTRPVTPAARALLEALNDTPAFIAGPRFDLLAWNPLGAALMAGLAQRPPHERNLLWQVFCCPYGAAPANREPEDSIGAQLVASLRTAHADRPSDPALTRLVARLSASSPEFAALWKMHRAGAPAEGELRLRHPKVPADTLPYTLLSLPTPGHHLFTCLPPPRIPTPFRALTATGP; encoded by the coding sequence ATGGCCGACTCGGCGTTGGGAGCCTTCCTGCGGGCGCACCGCTCCCGCCTCACCCCCGCGGACGTGGGCCTGGCCCAGGACGCGACCGGGCACCGCAGGACGCCCGGCCTGCGCAGGGAGGAAGTGGCGGCCAGGGCCGGCATCTCGCCCGACTACTACACGCGACTTGAGCAGGGCCGCCCCCGCGTCCCGACCCCCGCCGTACTGGACTCCCTGGCACGGGCGTTGCTGCTCACCGACGCCGAACGCGCCTACCTGCACACGATCGCCGCCCCGCGCCGGGAGCCCGCGGCCGTACGGACCAGGCCCGTCACCCCGGCCGCCCGGGCGCTGCTTGAGGCACTGAACGACACCCCGGCCTTCATCGCGGGACCCCGCTTCGACCTGCTGGCCTGGAACCCGCTGGGCGCTGCCCTGATGGCGGGCCTGGCGCAACGCCCGCCGCACGAGCGCAATTTGCTCTGGCAGGTCTTCTGCTGCCCCTACGGCGCCGCCCCCGCCAACCGGGAGCCGGAGGACTCGATCGGCGCGCAACTGGTCGCGTCCCTGCGCACCGCACACGCCGACCGCCCGAGCGACCCGGCCCTCACCCGCCTGGTGGCCCGACTCTCCGCGTCCAGCCCGGAATTCGCCGCCCTGTGGAAAATGCACCGGGCCGGCGCCCCCGCCGAGGGCGAACTCCGGCTGCGCCACCCGAAAGTGCCTGCGGACACCCTCCCCTACACCCTCCTGTCCCTCCCCACCCCCGGCCACCACCTGTTCACCTGCCTCCCCCCACCCCGCATCCCCACCCCTTTCCGCGCCCTGACCGCCACCGGGCCCTGA
- a CDS encoding DinB family protein, whose protein sequence is MSIERAVPPTIAGERETLRGFLEHHRATLAVKCEGLADEDLRRQSVPPSTLSLLGLVRHMAEVERAWFRRVVGGEDIPLVWSDAMDFQVAYDAAGSTRAEAFTAWHAEVEHARRIEAAAPDLDVVVHNSRGQEDLSLRTIMLHVILEYGRHNGHADLLREAIDGTVGV, encoded by the coding sequence GTGAGCATCGAACGGGCCGTGCCGCCCACCATCGCCGGGGAGCGCGAGACGTTGCGCGGCTTCCTCGAACACCACCGGGCGACGCTTGCCGTCAAGTGCGAGGGGCTGGCGGACGAGGACTTGCGGCGGCAGTCCGTGCCGCCCTCGACGCTGAGCCTGCTCGGCCTCGTGCGCCACATGGCCGAGGTCGAGCGCGCCTGGTTCCGCCGGGTCGTCGGCGGTGAGGACATCCCGCTCGTCTGGTCGGACGCGATGGACTTCCAAGTCGCCTACGACGCGGCCGGCTCCACCCGCGCGGAGGCCTTCACGGCCTGGCACGCCGAGGTCGAGCACGCCCGCCGCATCGAGGCGGCGGCCCCCGACCTGGACGTCGTCGTCCACAACTCCCGCGGCCAGGAGGACCTTTCGCTACGGACGATCATGCTGCACGTCATCCTGGAGTACGGCCGCCACAACGGCCACGCCGACCTCCTCCGCGAGGCCATCGACGGAACGGTCGGCGTGTAA
- a CDS encoding NAD-dependent epimerase/dehydratase family protein has product MRVVVAGATGVVGRQVVPLLSAAGHEVVALSRKPGRERAAGVRTVAVDALDQAALREAVRTAEPDAVVHLLTAIPARISPRRMERDFALTNRLRTESARTLAEAARDSGGARFLAQGLAYAYDPAPGAADEDAPFWRRPPKQWATSLGALEVLEGITAADDGLVLRFGHLYGPGTALGRGGSSIAQIEARKLPVVGDGSGVFSFTHARDAATAVVAALDRPEATGALNIVDDEPALLRDWLPGVAALLGAAAPRKVPTAMARLAAGAWGAAYMTRLRGADNTRAKDALSWSPRYPTWREGFAAELGG; this is encoded by the coding sequence ATGCGAGTAGTCGTCGCGGGCGCGACCGGTGTCGTCGGGCGGCAGGTCGTCCCGCTGCTCAGTGCCGCGGGGCACGAGGTCGTCGCCCTGTCACGCAAACCGGGGCGGGAGCGGGCCGCGGGCGTACGGACCGTCGCCGTCGACGCGCTCGACCAGGCGGCGCTGCGCGAGGCCGTGCGCACGGCGGAACCGGACGCCGTCGTGCACCTGCTCACCGCCATCCCGGCGCGGATCAGCCCCCGCAGGATGGAGCGGGACTTCGCCCTCACCAACCGGCTGCGTACGGAGTCCGCCAGGACGCTCGCGGAGGCCGCACGGGACTCGGGCGGCGCCCGCTTCCTGGCACAGGGCCTGGCCTACGCCTACGACCCGGCGCCCGGCGCGGCCGACGAGGACGCGCCCTTCTGGCGGCGCCCGCCCAAGCAGTGGGCGACGTCGCTGGGAGCGCTGGAAGTCCTGGAGGGGATCACCGCGGCCGACGACGGCCTGGTCCTGCGCTTCGGGCACCTCTACGGACCCGGTACCGCCTTGGGGCGCGGCGGGTCGAGCATCGCGCAGATCGAGGCCCGCAAGCTGCCGGTCGTCGGCGACGGCAGCGGCGTCTTCTCCTTCACCCACGCCCGGGACGCGGCGACGGCCGTCGTCGCGGCCCTGGACCGCCCGGAGGCGACCGGCGCCCTCAACATCGTCGACGACGAGCCCGCCCTGCTGCGCGACTGGCTCCCGGGAGTGGCGGCGCTGCTCGGCGCCGCCGCCCCGCGGAAGGTCCCGACCGCCATGGCCAGGCTCGCAGCGGGCGCGTGGGGTGCCGCCTACATGACGCGGTTGCGCGGCGCCGACAACACCCGGGCCAAGGACGCCCTGTCCTGGAGCCCGCGCTACCCGACGTGGCGCGAGGGCTTCGCGGCCGAGCTGGGCGGCTGA
- a CDS encoding DUF4177 domain-containing protein: protein MYEYKVVSFRESLIGDALDGDKLEKTLNKHASDGWALKSITAADVKGRIGPGAVEGLLLTFERPRQG, encoded by the coding sequence ATGTACGAGTACAAGGTCGTCTCCTTCCGCGAATCGCTGATCGGCGACGCGCTCGACGGCGACAAGCTGGAGAAGACCCTCAACAAGCACGCGTCCGACGGCTGGGCGCTCAAGTCCATCACCGCGGCCGACGTGAAGGGCCGGATAGGCCCCGGCGCCGTCGAGGGCCTGCTGCTCACCTTCGAGCGCCCCCGCCAGGGCTGA
- a CDS encoding helix-turn-helix domain-containing protein — translation MDDLGDLGTFLQSRRAHVPPESVGVVIGGRRRVAGLRREELAQLAGVSVDYYIRLEQGRATQPSEQVLDALSRALQLDSVAHEYLHKLARQRRRRPQPTSYPAMVRPQLRRILDTLSDCPAMIINHRIDVLAYNRMAGLLYGGLDQVPVGERNLARMIFLDADRFDLYADRTSCTADCVAHLRHAAGEFPDDPELAALIGELSIGSRRFSELWAAAEVSVRGHGSQRLRHPMVGVITLHQERFMLPDGSGQELITLSPEPDSTDADNLRLLANLGADDTGEAWSRP, via the coding sequence ATGGACGATCTGGGCGACCTCGGCACGTTCCTGCAGTCGCGCCGGGCGCACGTGCCGCCGGAATCGGTCGGCGTCGTCATCGGTGGCCGCCGCAGGGTGGCCGGTCTGCGCCGCGAGGAGCTGGCGCAGCTGGCCGGGGTGAGCGTCGATTACTACATCCGGCTGGAGCAGGGCCGGGCGACCCAGCCGTCGGAGCAGGTGCTGGACGCGCTGTCGCGGGCGCTGCAACTCGACAGCGTGGCCCACGAGTACCTGCACAAGCTGGCCAGGCAGCGCAGGCGCCGGCCGCAGCCGACCAGCTATCCGGCCATGGTTCGGCCGCAGCTGCGTCGGATCCTCGACACGTTGTCGGACTGCCCGGCCATGATCATCAACCACCGCATCGACGTGCTGGCGTACAACCGGATGGCCGGTCTGCTGTACGGCGGCCTGGACCAAGTGCCGGTCGGCGAACGCAATCTGGCCAGGATGATCTTTCTCGACGCCGACCGCTTCGACCTGTACGCCGACCGCACGTCGTGCACCGCCGACTGCGTGGCCCATCTGCGGCACGCGGCCGGTGAGTTCCCCGACGACCCGGAACTGGCCGCGCTCATCGGCGAACTGTCCATCGGCAGCCGCCGGTTCAGCGAGCTGTGGGCCGCCGCCGAGGTCAGCGTGCGCGGCCACGGCTCGCAGCGACTCCGGCACCCGATGGTCGGCGTGATCACGCTGCACCAGGAGCGCTTCATGCTGCCGGACGGCTCCGGCCAGGAGCTGATCACCCTGTCCCCCGAACCGGACAGCACCGACGCGGACAATCTCCGGCTGCTCGCCAACCTGGGCGCCGACGACACCGGCGAAGCGTGGTCGCGGCCCTGA
- a CDS encoding maleylpyruvate isomerase family mycothiol-dependent enzyme: protein MPQTSRRRVRTYDPDRTWSALLAQAGHVRDAVKELAPEAYARESGLPGWDVRTLVAHIARQANLLGVLLAEPEPVPGGKPTGLDEWTQATGPIADQLDASTRAAEQAMGDPVAAIDAAVDGLGPLRAQALRPGRLIPEPFGGMRALDFTVTRLVELVVHSDDLARATGREVAFDRQAVAAVARVLADGLAAKAPGNAVEVRVPPYAAVQCVEGPRHTRGTPPNVVETDPLTWIRLATGRTGWAEALAAAAVAASGERADLGPYLPVMR from the coding sequence ATGCCGCAGACCAGCCGCCGCCGCGTGCGGACGTACGACCCAGACCGGACCTGGAGCGCGCTTCTCGCGCAGGCGGGCCATGTGCGCGACGCCGTCAAGGAGTTGGCGCCCGAGGCGTACGCGAGGGAGTCCGGGCTGCCCGGCTGGGACGTGCGGACCCTGGTCGCGCACATCGCACGGCAGGCGAATCTGCTCGGGGTGCTGCTGGCGGAGCCGGAGCCGGTCCCCGGGGGGAAGCCGACCGGGCTGGACGAGTGGACGCAGGCGACCGGGCCGATCGCCGACCAGCTGGACGCCTCGACCCGGGCCGCCGAGCAGGCGATGGGGGACCCGGTCGCGGCGATCGACGCGGCGGTGGACGGGCTCGGCCCGCTGCGGGCGCAGGCGCTGCGGCCGGGCAGGCTGATCCCCGAGCCCTTCGGCGGCATGCGGGCACTGGACTTCACGGTGACCCGGCTGGTGGAACTGGTGGTGCACAGCGACGACCTGGCCCGGGCGACCGGCCGCGAGGTCGCTTTCGACCGGCAGGCGGTGGCGGCCGTGGCGCGGGTGCTGGCGGACGGGCTGGCCGCGAAGGCGCCGGGCAACGCGGTGGAGGTACGGGTGCCGCCCTATGCGGCGGTGCAGTGCGTGGAGGGGCCGCGGCACACCCGCGGCACCCCGCCGAATGTCGTCGAGACCGACCCGCTGACCTGGATCCGGCTCGCCACCGGGCGTACGGGCTGGGCCGAGGCGCTGGCCGCGGCGGCCGTCGCGGCCAGCGGGGAACGCGCGGACCTGGGACCGTATCTGCCGGTCATGCGGTGA
- a CDS encoding NAD(P)H-dependent oxidoreductase: MNVLIVYAHPDPNSLTASLKDLAVSALRAEGHEVVVTDLYAMKWQAAADFADFDGITGPDFMHASGAAYGSGRLTEDIRAEQQKLRDADLVVLHFPLWWFTMPAILKGWIDRVFTYDFAYGAQLPRYGAGPFAGKRAMVATTVGGRIGHYTERGVNGPIDDLLFPVNHGVLYFTGFDVLPPFVEHSAVHLDDQHYAGIAARYRQRLATAFTAEPIPYRPELGGDYTGLTHQDGSELIPGRESPGTSGFALHTARRGRR, translated from the coding sequence ATGAACGTACTGATCGTCTACGCACACCCCGACCCGAACTCGCTGACCGCGTCCTTGAAGGACCTCGCCGTCAGCGCCCTGCGCGCGGAGGGCCACGAGGTGGTGGTCACCGACCTGTACGCCATGAAGTGGCAGGCGGCGGCCGACTTCGCCGACTTCGACGGCATCACAGGACCGGATTTCATGCATGCCTCAGGAGCGGCCTACGGATCCGGCCGCCTCACCGAGGACATCCGCGCCGAGCAGCAGAAGCTGCGCGACGCCGACCTGGTCGTCCTGCACTTCCCGCTGTGGTGGTTCACCATGCCCGCGATCCTCAAGGGGTGGATCGACCGGGTGTTCACCTACGACTTCGCGTACGGCGCGCAGCTGCCGCGCTACGGGGCCGGCCCGTTCGCCGGCAAACGCGCCATGGTCGCCACCACCGTGGGCGGCAGGATCGGGCACTACACCGAGCGGGGAGTCAACGGCCCCATCGACGACCTGCTGTTCCCGGTCAACCACGGCGTGCTGTACTTCACCGGCTTCGACGTGCTGCCGCCGTTCGTCGAGCACAGCGCCGTCCACCTGGACGACCAGCACTACGCCGGGATCGCCGCACGCTACCGGCAGCGGCTCGCGACCGCCTTCACCGCCGAGCCGATCCCGTACCGCCCGGAGCTGGGCGGCGACTACACCGGCCTGACGCACCAGGACGGCTCCGAGCTGATACCCGGCCGGGAATCGCCCGGCACCAGCGGATTCGCCCTCCACACCGCCCGCCGGGGCCGGCGATGA